The DNA window GGTACCTGGAGTTATGACTACACCATTTTTGACCGCTGGGTAAAATTCATGATGGATCTGGGTGTTAAAAAAGTGATCAACTGTTATTCCATGATTCCATGGAACAATGAACTTCATTATCTTGATGCCAAAAAGAACGAATTGGTAAATATCAGTGCAAAGCCTGGAACCAAAGAATTTAATGATATCTGGACTCCTTTTCTCAAAGATTTCCGCAAACATCTGGAAACGAAAGGATGGCTGGAAATTACTAATATCGCGATGGATGAACGTTCCCCAAAAGATATGAAGGCAACGATAGACCTGTTAAAAAAGGTAGCGCCTGAATTCGGAATTGCATTGGCAGACAATCATAAGAGCTACAGGGAATACCCATTCCTGAAGGATATCTGTATTTCATTCGGCGGGGATAATTTTGACAAGGAGGACTTAGACTTTCGTAAACAAAATAATCTGATCAGTACTTATTATGTCTGTTGCAGCCACAAATTTCCCAATATGTTCACTTTCTCCGATCCGGCCGAAGCCACTTATATTGGCTGGCATACTGTTGGATCCGGGCTGGATGGCTTCCTGCACTGGGCATACAATTCGTGGACAGAAAATCCTGTGATCGATTCCCGTTTCCGTACATGGCCGGCCGGTGATACCTACCTTATCTATCCCGGTGAACGCAGTTCTATTCGTTTCGAACGTTTACGCGAAGGTGTTCAGGATGCAGAAAAAATAAGGATTCTTCGCGAAAAATTAATGCTTTCATCTAAAGCTGATGCGCCGGATCAGCTGACTAAACTGAATGAAGAGGTGGCTAAGTTCGGGATCAATAAAATGCTTTCGGAGCCATGCAGTGATATGTTGAACCGGGCAAAAAGAATGCTGGAGGAATTAAGCAGATAATAAATTCTAAGCACTCAGTGCTATTTATTGTTTCATTAAATCACATTGATCAAGTGGATTACGTTCTGGGAATATGACATTTATTGTTTTAGATTACTTAAAGTGATACTTTCATCCCATTTTACATTTCAATGACATCAGTGAAATGTAAAATGGGATTTTTTGTTCAGAGGAGTACGAATTTTTATTCGTTCCTTTTGATCATTTTTAAGGAAAACCAGCCTAACAACAAAATGATCAGGATCATGATTGTCCAGAGCCAGGCCTTATTCAGGAATAACGGTTGTACCTTGGTTGTTTCTTCTGTTTCTTTTATTTGTTCATCGCCCAATGATGCGGGAGCCATTGTTTCGGGAATCTTTCCGGAAAACCGTTCTATATCGTATTCCGGTTTACTGACATGATCGTTTCCATAACATAGGAAATATCTTCCGGGCTGGTCAAACCGTACCATCAATTCAGGAAAATTTCCTTTTATTTCCAAAGAATCAATATCCAGCGGACGATTGTCCTGATTATGAATAGTAATTTTGATGCGTCTCAAAACCGTATTATCAAAGCGGAATATACCCTTATCTACCGAACTGAGCGTAGCTGAAAGCAATCGTCTATATTTATAAACAACTCCCTGTTCTGTCCGGATACTGTCATTGGAATAATCCAGTACAACAGGCCGGTAAAAATCAAAGGGATAGTGGATAAACATGGTAAGGGAACTTACCGGAACAGAAGTGCCAAGGTCTACTTCGATTTCAGTTTGCTTCTGCTCTTTATGGTTGGTCAGGTTAACAATCCTGTAAGGGTACTCCCTGTAAATTCCGTTGATGGCCTCATTAAAAGTCATTTCAGCACCAGCCAGTTCCGGTTTGTCATTGCTTTTGACCAGTAATCTCAGGTACCTGTATCTGGAGTCGGGAAAGATAATATCAGTAAACTGATAATCGGTCAGGTCATTTTTGATGGATACAATCCGGTAATCATCTACAATCGTGAACCATTCCTGTTGGTTCTTGCTGCCTTCCAGTTTGATTTTCCAGTCGAAATCCGGTTGCTTGAAATTTAATCTGATGTGATTGATGATTTCGGTATCTGGTATCTCAAAAGTAAAGTAATGCCCTTTTTCGTTGTACGAAGTATTGATGGTTTTAAAGGCGGTTCTTTTTTGAGATATACGATCCATTTTCCGGTGTAACAGGTATGGTGCCTCAATCGTATCACTGCCGGCAGTAATCCCAAATATCCTTATATCCGATAATTGAGCGGAAGACGCTTTTGAATAAATATCTCCGGGTAAAAGAATTTGATGCCATTCACTTGAAATGTCATGGATTTCCCGTTGAAAACGGTATTTATCCATTTGTGCTGACAGATAAAGAGGCAGACAATTTACCAGGCAAATCAGGACAACAATTTTCAATTTCATATTCCGGCGATTATTATGATTTGGAGAATTGGTCATCAGCCGGTTCTTTATCAGATTCACCTTTAGTCTCATCCGATATCACATGTTTGTATTTATTATATAGGAATGAGATCAACAGGAGCAGGGCGCCCAGCGATATAAAAACAATGGTTTTCCCGATGGTACTGAGGCCCGAAAGGTCATAGAAGAAAAGTTTAACGAGGGTGATCCCGAAAAGGGTGATAGCGCCGATCCGCAGGTATTTTTTCTTTTTCCATATACCCAGGATAATTAATACCAAAGAATAAATCCCCCAGAAAATGCTTAATTCGAGGCTGTACGACAGGTCATATTGGGATTTACCCAACCAATAGATCAATTCATTGCTGGCTACCCATAAAATGGAAAAATGGATGAATAGCTCGAAAAAAGCGTTCATCTTGCTGAGCTTAAGAGATACATTACGGGTATACATAAATGATACCAGTAACAGGAGCGCTAAAAAGATATAGGAAA is part of the Bacteroidales bacterium genome and encodes:
- a CDS encoding DUF4091 domain-containing protein, which codes for MKWYYLILCLFFFACSESRPLKNCETYAEAQDPSPDVNADWNKVSRKLNVSFGSIDERYARSSIPALDHVDTWNGSGWRGERLSAQVVLWSKEPVEQIECEFTDFRSPEATLNASVAQARFVRYVLTDIFEPGCGHRKPKDFPSSLSPDMLDSISCFQMEAQTTRPVWLSFDIPENAQPGIYAGTLKIYARNQKTHLLNINLEVLPQTLPAPKEWEFYLDLWQHPSAVARVHGVKPWSEEHWTLLKAPMAMLASAGQKVITANINKDPWNNQCYDAYEDMIIWTRQANGTWSYDYTIFDRWVKFMMDLGVKKVINCYSMIPWNNELHYLDAKKNELVNISAKPGTKEFNDIWTPFLKDFRKHLETKGWLEITNIAMDERSPKDMKATIDLLKKVAPEFGIALADNHKSYREYPFLKDICISFGGDNFDKEDLDFRKQNNLISTYYVCCSHKFPNMFTFSDPAEATYIGWHTVGSGLDGFLHWAYNSWTENPVIDSRFRTWPAGDTYLIYPGERSSIRFERLREGVQDAEKIRILREKLMLSSKADAPDQLTKLNEEVAKFGINKMLSEPCSDMLNRAKRMLEELSR
- a CDS encoding DUF3999 family protein, which gives rise to MKLKIVVLICLVNCLPLYLSAQMDKYRFQREIHDISSEWHQILLPGDIYSKASSAQLSDIRIFGITAGSDTIEAPYLLHRKMDRISQKRTAFKTINTSYNEKGHYFTFEIPDTEIINHIRLNFKQPDFDWKIKLEGSKNQQEWFTIVDDYRIVSIKNDLTDYQFTDIIFPDSRYRYLRLLVKSNDKPELAGAEMTFNEAINGIYREYPYRIVNLTNHKEQKQTEIEVDLGTSVPVSSLTMFIHYPFDFYRPVVLDYSNDSIRTEQGVVYKYRRLLSATLSSVDKGIFRFDNTVLRRIKITIHNQDNRPLDIDSLEIKGNFPELMVRFDQPGRYFLCYGNDHVSKPEYDIERFSGKIPETMAPASLGDEQIKETEETTKVQPLFLNKAWLWTIMILIILLLGWFSLKMIKRNE